CCACCATTTGCTGCCCGAGTTTGATGCGCTCGACAATGTGGCCATGCCCTTGATCGTGCGCCGCATGAAGCGTGCAGAGGCGCGTGAGCAGGCTCAGCAGGTGCTGGAACAGGTGGGTTTGTCCCAGCGCGTGCATCACTATCCGGGCCAGTTGTCCGGGGGCGAGCGTCAGCGGGTGGCCTTGGCACGTGCTTTGGTGACACGGCCTGCCTGCGTGCTGGCGGACGAGCCTACGGGTAATCTGGACCGCTACACCGCTGAAGGCATGTTTGAGCTGTTGAGCCGGGTCAATGAAGAATTCGGCACGGCGTTTGTCATCGTGACTCATGACCAGGCCCTGGCCTCCTTGGCCCATCGTCAGCTGGTTATGGACAAGGGCTATCTGACCCAGGAAATCAGGGCCGAGCGCCGGTCTTGATAGCCGGCAGGGTCACGGTCTGTAAAACCGTGGCCTTCTCCTTTGCAGGCCGGTTCTTGTGGGGAGTTTCATTATGCTTATTGATACGCACTGTCATCTGGATGCTCCCGAATTTGCTTCAGATCGCGAGCAGGTCATTGAGCGCGCC
This genomic window from Alcaligenes faecalis contains:
- a CDS encoding ABC transporter ATP-binding protein — encoded protein: MTDLIAPTVLRARDVSVHYEEGGNSIQVLSGVNLEVCRGEMVAIIGASGSGKSTLLHALGLLDKPNTGSIEVNGTQTESLNESERSQLRNKVLGFVYQFHHLLPEFDALDNVAMPLIVRRMKRAEAREQAQQVLEQVGLSQRVHHYPGQLSGGERQRVALARALVTRPACVLADEPTGNLDRYTAEGMFELLSRVNEEFGTAFVIVTHDQALASLAHRQLVMDKGYLTQEIRAERRS